Proteins from a genomic interval of Diospyros lotus cultivar Yz01 chromosome 6, ASM1463336v1, whole genome shotgun sequence:
- the LOC127803381 gene encoding uncharacterized protein LOC127803381: protein MFNAIRSARSQPPTFFFTPLPYNIRWSTSGLSFRQPEVGAKRAQKDDDMAQQPQQQNVINPDGKTGDVMSHSFGEGYATRSEEEGFGGIYGGNDTSQQAEDDGDHAKATHEDHPEFDKSQGSEVAEKEKGRHQKTC from the exons ATGTTCAACGCAATCAGATCAGCCAGGAGCCAGCCGCCCACTTTCTTCTTCACGCCGCTTCCATATAACATTCGTTGGAGCACTTCCGGTTTAAGTTTCCGGCAACCGGAGGTCGGGGCGAAACGAGCTCAGAAGGACGACGACATGGCCCAGCAACCGCAGCAGCAGAACGTTATTAACCCCGACGGCAAAACAGG CGACGTGATGTCTCATTCGTTCGGCGAAGGGTACGCAACGAGGTCGGAAGAGGAAGGTTTTGGTGGGATTTATGGAGGCAACGACACTTCTCAACAAGCTGAGGACGATGGAGACCATGCCAAGGCTACCCACGAGGATCACCCTG AGTTCGATAAGAGCCAAGGAAGCGAAGTCGCGGAGAAGGAGAAGGGGCGACACCAGAAAACGTGTTGA